A region of Trichoplusia ni isolate ovarian cell line Hi5 chromosome 23, tn1, whole genome shotgun sequence DNA encodes the following proteins:
- the LOC113504739 gene encoding uncharacterized protein LOC113504739 gives MAHRCLVLFAVIVQSALSVRINFTSCQDPEWTCVNNLPNELVYSCAGVTGNEFIIHLKDYYTDHITSVTVQNCNDLRVVLDCPILQRASQLQRFKVKDCDRLEFVSLSATSLLQTPPEVTIDNVKAIISLPRRMFKSPTTLTELKCLGAPKLKSIRISNSKINTISTKAIHNVTGIKNIEFDNVTITDVRNQAVEAIMSSDSMFTITNTLIENFESKGITVQGTSVTISENTFEDIKGGALNVTADNLHVTGNKFKEINANGFVFKSVNTDITQNEFSKLKANAFNGIKCQRKRNNKKHFTFKQNRIISLEPHGITFDYASCKSAGTAVTFSGNKIDCKCRNIAFLKTSTTNTELHNIILDNSNNNTCLSAPCTLPVDIVKILIDSDMCQLTLDPQVMCLLYSDKHNQEVTTDEDVTEPAPTFYLIRQANSPRGDASAAMTALDKDDLLKDTHLNMTNRTAIKVVFDSSKDFVETLRSTSTSHKRPAEEPKSPPEEYVNRCVGAQCRNNVAYDRQKALDFYKYVYAQLRPPRPTDNKKKKT, from the exons ATGGCACACCGGTGTCTTGTGCTTTTTGCTGTGATTGTGCAGTCAGCTCTGAGCGTCAGGATAAACTTCACCAGTTGTCAGGACCCAGAGTGGACTTGTGTCAATAATTTGCCGAATGAATTGGTGTACAGCTGTGCTGGTGTGACAGGCAAT GAATTTATAATACATCTAAAGGATTACTACACAGACCACATAACAAGCGTGACCGTACAGAACTGCAATGATCTGCGAGTCGTGCTCGACTGTCCCATACTGCAGCGAGCCTCTCAACTACAACGGTTTAAAGTGAAAGACTGCGACAGACTGGAATTCGTCTCGCTGTCCGCAACCTCTTTGCTACAAACCCCACCCGAAGTTACCATAGATAATGTCAAAGCAATCATATCACTACCAAGGAGGATGTTCAAGTCTCCGACAACATTAACAGAACTAAAATGCCTAGGAGCTCCAAAACTAAAAAGTATTCGAATCtcaaacagtaaaataaacacGATTAGCACTAAAGCGATACATAACGTGACCggtataaaaaacattgaatttgaTAACGTTACAATAACAGACGTACGTAATCAAGCCGTAGAGGCTATTATGAGCTCTGACTCAATGTTTACTATCACTAACACCCTGATCGAGAACTTTGAATCTAAAGGTATCACTGTGCAGGGCACTTCAGTCACTATATCGGAAAATACCTTTGAAGATATAAAAGGCGGAGCCTTGAACGTAACTGCAGATAACTTACACGTCACCGGCAATAAATTCAAAGAAATCAACGCAAATGGATTCGTATTTAAATCTGTCAACACGGACATAACTCAGAATGAGTTCAGTAAACTAAAAGCCAATGCTTTCAACGGCATTAAGTGTCAAAGGAAAAGGAACAATAAGAAGCATTTTACTTTCAAGCAGAATAGGATTATAAGCCTTGAGCCACACGGTATAACATTCGACTATGCCAGTTGTAAATCTGCCGGAACCGCAGTTACCTTCAGTGGCAACAAAATAGATTGCAAATGTCGGAACATTGCATTCTTGAAAACATCAACAACGAATACGGAACTACACAACATAATTTTGGACAACTCTAATAACAATACTTGTTTATCAGCGCCCTGTACCCTGCCGGTTGACATTGTGAAGATACTGATTGACAGTGACATGTGTCAGCTGACACTGGACCCACAAGTGATGTGTTTATTGTACAGTGATAAACATAATCAAGAAGTGACTACCGATGAGGATGTAACTGAACCGGCCCCAACATTTTACTTAATACGTCAGGCTAATTCCCCGCGCGGGGACGCGAGTGCTGCAATGACAGCCCTAGACAAAGATGACCTACTCAAAGACACTCATTTGAACATGACTAACAGAACTGCTATCAAAGTAGTCTTCGATTCATCGAAGGATTTCGTCGAAACGTTAAGGAGTACGAGTACGTCACATAAAAGGCCTGCGGAAGAACCGAAATCTCCCCCCGAAGAGTATGTGAACCGGTGTGTCGGTGCCCAGTGCAGGAACAATGTCGCGTACGATCGGCAAAAAGCGTTAGACTTCTACAAGTATGTGTACGCACAGTTGCGGCCCCCGAGGCCTACGGacaataagaaaaagaaaacctga